From a single Columba livia isolate bColLiv1 breed racing homer chromosome 15, bColLiv1.pat.W.v2, whole genome shotgun sequence genomic region:
- the LOC102094721 gene encoding chemerin-like receptor 1 isoform X4 — MESVSSSPSPFSAASPTVPSENATTHDYYSGLQKSMHVLSMVVYSIACLLGVTGNGLVIWIAGFKMKKTVNSVWFLNLAIADFIFTFFLPLSIAYTALDFHWPFGKLLCKLNSTMAFLNMFASVFLLTVISMDRCVSVAFPVWSHNRRNPELAARIALGTWVLALLLSSPYLVFRDTVVSSRNITSCYNNFALSGDYTSEATRKLWRMRHKAMIITRFLCGFLIPFTVILICYSIVAVKLKRRQLANSAKPYRIIIAVTVSFFLCYFPYHVFSLLEISKNSSSHEMKMALYIGIPLVSSLAFFNSCINPILYVFVGPDFKEKFRQSILSTFEGAFSEESVLGSLTSRRKSRSASEAEIPRG; from the coding sequence ATGGAGAGTGTCTCTTCTTCCCCTTCAcccttctctgctgcttctcccactGTGCCGTCTGAGAACGCCACCACCCATGACTACTACTCCGGCCTCCAGAAGAGCATGCATGTCCTCTCCATGGTGGTGTACAGCATTGCCTGTCTGCTAGGGGTGACAGGGAACGGCCTTGTCATCTGGATCGCAGGCTTCAAGATGAAGAAGACAGTGAACTCCGTCTGGTTCCTCAACTTGGCCATCGCTGACTTCATCTTCACCTTTTTCCTGCCCCTCAGCATCGCCTACACCGCCCTGGACTTCCACTGGCCATTCGGGAAGCTCCTGTGCAAGCTGAACAGCACCATGGCGTTCCTCAACATGTTTGCCAGCGTCTTCCTCCTGACGGTCATCAGCATGGACCGCTGTGTTTCCGTGGCCTTTCCCGTCTGGTCTCACAACCGCAGGAATCCGGAGCTGGCGGCCAGGATCGCGCTGGGCACGTGGGTCCTGGCTCTTCTCCTCAGCTCCCCATACCTCGTTTTTCGGGACACCGTGGTAAGTTCCAGGAACATCACCAGCTGCTATAATAATTTTGCACTGTCTGGTGACTACACATCTGAGGCTACGCGGAAGCTGTGGAGGATGCGGCACAAAGCAATGATCATCACGCGATTCTTATGTGGGTTCCTCATCCCTTTCACAGTGATTCTCATTTGCTACAGCATCGTTGCTGTCAAGCTGAAAAGGCGGCAGTTAGCCAACTCTGCGAAGCCATACAGAATTATTATTGCTGTCACAGtctcatttttcctctgttatTTCCCCTATCATGTCTTCTCCTTGCTGGAAATATCCAAAAACTCTTCCAGTCACGAGATGAAAATGGCTCTTTACATTGGGATCCCCTTGGTTTCCAGCCTTGCTTTCTTCAACAGCTGCATCAACCCCATCCTGTACGTATTTGTGGGGCCGGATTTTAAGGAGAAGTTTCGCCAGTCCATCCTGTCGACCTTCGAAGGGGCCTTCAGCGAGGAGTcggtcctgggcagcctgaccaGCAGGAGAAAGTCCAGGTCTGCTTCGGAAGCGGAGATCCCGAGGGGCTGA
- the LOC102094721 gene encoding chemerin-like receptor 1 isoform X3, translated as MSSLCPHPGDPVPPGAGAFPPALPGEDGRKQGESPTREGSQGRDHPLQTEWRRSTADSGLLVMESVSSSPSPFSAASPTVPSENATTHDYYSGLQKSMHVLSMVVYSIACLLGVTGNGLVIWIAGFKMKKTVNSVWFLNLAIADFIFTFFLPLSIAYTALDFHWPFGKLLCKLNSTMAFLNMFASVFLLTVISMDRCVSVAFPVWSHNRRNPELAARIALGTWVLALLLSSPYLVFRDTVVSSRNITSCYNNFALSGDYTSEATRKLWRMRHKAMIITRFLCGFLIPFTVILICYSIVAVKLKRRQLANSAKPYRIIIAVTVSFFLCYFPYHVFSLLEISKNSSSHEMKMALYIGIPLVSSLAFFNSCINPILYVFVGPDFKEKFRQSILSTFEGAFSEESVLGSLTSRRKSRSASEAEIPRG; from the exons ATGTCATCCCTCTGCCCTCACCCTGGAGACCCGGTCCCGCCTGGCGCGGGGGCCTTTCCCCCAGCTCTG CCAGGGGAAGATGGAAGAAAGCAGGGTGAGTCACCCACCAGAGAGGGGAGCCAGGGACGAGACCACCCACTGCAGACAGAGTGGCGACGGAGCACGGCG GACTCCGGCTTGCTGGTGATGGAGAGTGTCTCTTCTTCCCCTTCAcccttctctgctgcttctcccactGTGCCGTCTGAGAACGCCACCACCCATGACTACTACTCCGGCCTCCAGAAGAGCATGCATGTCCTCTCCATGGTGGTGTACAGCATTGCCTGTCTGCTAGGGGTGACAGGGAACGGCCTTGTCATCTGGATCGCAGGCTTCAAGATGAAGAAGACAGTGAACTCCGTCTGGTTCCTCAACTTGGCCATCGCTGACTTCATCTTCACCTTTTTCCTGCCCCTCAGCATCGCCTACACCGCCCTGGACTTCCACTGGCCATTCGGGAAGCTCCTGTGCAAGCTGAACAGCACCATGGCGTTCCTCAACATGTTTGCCAGCGTCTTCCTCCTGACGGTCATCAGCATGGACCGCTGTGTTTCCGTGGCCTTTCCCGTCTGGTCTCACAACCGCAGGAATCCGGAGCTGGCGGCCAGGATCGCGCTGGGCACGTGGGTCCTGGCTCTTCTCCTCAGCTCCCCATACCTCGTTTTTCGGGACACCGTGGTAAGTTCCAGGAACATCACCAGCTGCTATAATAATTTTGCACTGTCTGGTGACTACACATCTGAGGCTACGCGGAAGCTGTGGAGGATGCGGCACAAAGCAATGATCATCACGCGATTCTTATGTGGGTTCCTCATCCCTTTCACAGTGATTCTCATTTGCTACAGCATCGTTGCTGTCAAGCTGAAAAGGCGGCAGTTAGCCAACTCTGCGAAGCCATACAGAATTATTATTGCTGTCACAGtctcatttttcctctgttatTTCCCCTATCATGTCTTCTCCTTGCTGGAAATATCCAAAAACTCTTCCAGTCACGAGATGAAAATGGCTCTTTACATTGGGATCCCCTTGGTTTCCAGCCTTGCTTTCTTCAACAGCTGCATCAACCCCATCCTGTACGTATTTGTGGGGCCGGATTTTAAGGAGAAGTTTCGCCAGTCCATCCTGTCGACCTTCGAAGGGGCCTTCAGCGAGGAGTcggtcctgggcagcctgaccaGCAGGAGAAAGTCCAGGTCTGCTTCGGAAGCGGAGATCCCGAGGGGCTGA
- the LOC102094721 gene encoding chemerin-like receptor 1 isoform X2, giving the protein MLTPRTWTDTWGHGQPVHGPNQISNTSNYFPSCSRIPPGEDGRKQGESPTREGSQGRDHPLQTEWRRSTADSGLLVMESVSSSPSPFSAASPTVPSENATTHDYYSGLQKSMHVLSMVVYSIACLLGVTGNGLVIWIAGFKMKKTVNSVWFLNLAIADFIFTFFLPLSIAYTALDFHWPFGKLLCKLNSTMAFLNMFASVFLLTVISMDRCVSVAFPVWSHNRRNPELAARIALGTWVLALLLSSPYLVFRDTVVSSRNITSCYNNFALSGDYTSEATRKLWRMRHKAMIITRFLCGFLIPFTVILICYSIVAVKLKRRQLANSAKPYRIIIAVTVSFFLCYFPYHVFSLLEISKNSSSHEMKMALYIGIPLVSSLAFFNSCINPILYVFVGPDFKEKFRQSILSTFEGAFSEESVLGSLTSRRKSRSASEAEIPRG; this is encoded by the exons CCAGGGGAAGATGGAAGAAAGCAGGGTGAGTCACCCACCAGAGAGGGGAGCCAGGGACGAGACCACCCACTGCAGACAGAGTGGCGACGGAGCACGGCG GACTCCGGCTTGCTGGTGATGGAGAGTGTCTCTTCTTCCCCTTCAcccttctctgctgcttctcccactGTGCCGTCTGAGAACGCCACCACCCATGACTACTACTCCGGCCTCCAGAAGAGCATGCATGTCCTCTCCATGGTGGTGTACAGCATTGCCTGTCTGCTAGGGGTGACAGGGAACGGCCTTGTCATCTGGATCGCAGGCTTCAAGATGAAGAAGACAGTGAACTCCGTCTGGTTCCTCAACTTGGCCATCGCTGACTTCATCTTCACCTTTTTCCTGCCCCTCAGCATCGCCTACACCGCCCTGGACTTCCACTGGCCATTCGGGAAGCTCCTGTGCAAGCTGAACAGCACCATGGCGTTCCTCAACATGTTTGCCAGCGTCTTCCTCCTGACGGTCATCAGCATGGACCGCTGTGTTTCCGTGGCCTTTCCCGTCTGGTCTCACAACCGCAGGAATCCGGAGCTGGCGGCCAGGATCGCGCTGGGCACGTGGGTCCTGGCTCTTCTCCTCAGCTCCCCATACCTCGTTTTTCGGGACACCGTGGTAAGTTCCAGGAACATCACCAGCTGCTATAATAATTTTGCACTGTCTGGTGACTACACATCTGAGGCTACGCGGAAGCTGTGGAGGATGCGGCACAAAGCAATGATCATCACGCGATTCTTATGTGGGTTCCTCATCCCTTTCACAGTGATTCTCATTTGCTACAGCATCGTTGCTGTCAAGCTGAAAAGGCGGCAGTTAGCCAACTCTGCGAAGCCATACAGAATTATTATTGCTGTCACAGtctcatttttcctctgttatTTCCCCTATCATGTCTTCTCCTTGCTGGAAATATCCAAAAACTCTTCCAGTCACGAGATGAAAATGGCTCTTTACATTGGGATCCCCTTGGTTTCCAGCCTTGCTTTCTTCAACAGCTGCATCAACCCCATCCTGTACGTATTTGTGGGGCCGGATTTTAAGGAGAAGTTTCGCCAGTCCATCCTGTCGACCTTCGAAGGGGCCTTCAGCGAGGAGTcggtcctgggcagcctgaccaGCAGGAGAAAGTCCAGGTCTGCTTCGGAAGCGGAGATCCCGAGGGGCTGA